A window of the Mucilaginibacter sp. cycad4 genome harbors these coding sequences:
- the eboE gene encoding metabolite traffic protein EboE — translation MKINAAHLTYCTNIHPAENWPETFGALQNHFPAIRTALAGKERMGIGLRLSNMASLGLLAEEDNLAEFKQWLSDHHAYVFTMNGFPYGGFHNTIVKDEVHAPDWTTAERVDYTLRLFHILAGLLPEGLQGGISTSPLSYKPWHAAGKARNTARTIATENILKVAAALFEIHRSAGILMHLDIEPEPDGFLESGREFMDWFENDLLPRGVLMLGDQFNLSPADAEAAVKQHINLCYDVCHFAIGYEEHERVIDELAAKGIRVGKIQISAALKAQLPVELATRDEVSDALARFNEPTYLHQVIAKTASGELIRYPDLPEAMADSRNPVVNEWRAHFHVPVFVEDMGVVQSTQNDIVRVLNKFRSAAFTQHLEVETYTWSVLPDELKAPLTQSIIRELDWVKAQIS, via the coding sequence ATGAAAATAAATGCAGCACACCTCACCTATTGTACCAATATCCATCCCGCGGAGAACTGGCCGGAAACTTTCGGGGCCCTGCAAAACCATTTCCCTGCAATCAGGACCGCCCTTGCGGGGAAGGAACGAATGGGTATCGGCCTGCGCCTTTCCAATATGGCCAGCCTCGGTTTGCTGGCAGAGGAAGATAACTTAGCGGAGTTCAAACAATGGTTGTCTGATCATCATGCTTATGTTTTCACGATGAACGGTTTCCCCTACGGCGGTTTCCATAACACCATAGTCAAGGACGAGGTGCATGCGCCGGACTGGACAACAGCTGAGCGCGTGGATTATACCTTACGCCTGTTTCATATATTGGCCGGATTACTTCCTGAAGGCTTGCAGGGAGGGATTTCAACCTCACCCTTAAGCTATAAACCATGGCATGCGGCCGGTAAGGCCAGGAACACTGCAAGGACGATCGCCACGGAGAATATTTTAAAGGTGGCGGCTGCACTTTTTGAAATACACCGTTCGGCCGGGATCCTGATGCACCTGGATATTGAACCCGAGCCGGATGGCTTCCTGGAATCAGGCCGGGAGTTCATGGATTGGTTTGAGAACGACCTTTTACCGCGTGGTGTCTTAATGCTGGGAGACCAGTTCAACCTGTCTCCAGCTGATGCCGAAGCAGCTGTAAAACAACATATTAACCTGTGCTATGATGTTTGCCATTTTGCTATCGGCTATGAGGAACACGAGCGCGTCATTGATGAACTGGCCGCGAAAGGTATACGGGTAGGCAAGATACAGATCAGTGCTGCCTTAAAGGCCCAGCTTCCGGTGGAATTGGCGACGAGGGACGAGGTGAGCGACGCGCTTGCCAGATTCAACGAGCCAACGTATCTGCACCAGGTGATCGCCAAAACCGCAAGTGGAGAATTGATCCGCTATCCCGATTTACCGGAAGCCATGGCAGATAGCCGGAACCCGGTAGTTAATGAATGGCGTGCGCACTTCCATGTACCTGTCTTTGTGGAGGATATGGGTGTGGTGCAATCAACACAAAACGACATTGTCAGGGTGCTCAACAAATTCAGGAGCGCTGCTTTTACACAACACCTGGAAGTGGAAACATATACCTGGAGTGTATTGCCTGATGAGCTGAAGGCCCCCCTAACGCAATCGATCATCCGGGAATTGGATTGGGTTAAAGCGCAAATATCATAA
- a CDS encoding TatD family hydrolase codes for MRFFDPHVHMTSRTTDDYQAMADAGVVGLIEPAFWLGQPRTGIDSFRDYYSSLVGWERFRSSQFGIKHYCTIGLNSREANNESLAEQVMELLPLFVYKEGVVGIGEIGFDDQTAAEEKYYRLQLELAKEAGLPVQVHTPHRDKKNGTRRSMDIAIEHGIDPYKVIIDHNNEETVKEVLDRGFWAAFTIYPFTKMGNERMVEIARQYGPERIMVNSAADWGISDPLAVPKTAALMKMRGISDEDIQLITYGNAVAAFAQSGQLDETDFAAVRNVDQSVKFEGNSILRGGQQPRIDKSSIIIS; via the coding sequence ATGCGTTTTTTTGACCCGCATGTACATATGACATCCCGTACTACTGATGACTACCAGGCTATGGCCGATGCGGGTGTGGTGGGGCTGATAGAACCTGCTTTTTGGCTGGGACAGCCCCGGACGGGCATTGATAGCTTCCGCGATTATTACAGCAGCCTGGTTGGCTGGGAAAGATTTCGCTCATCGCAGTTTGGCATTAAACATTACTGCACCATAGGGCTTAACTCCCGCGAGGCAAACAATGAAAGCCTTGCAGAACAGGTGATGGAATTACTTCCGCTGTTTGTTTATAAAGAGGGTGTTGTGGGTATCGGTGAAATAGGTTTCGACGATCAAACCGCGGCTGAAGAAAAATATTACCGCTTGCAACTGGAGCTGGCTAAGGAAGCCGGCCTGCCGGTACAGGTCCACACGCCGCACCGCGACAAGAAAAACGGCACGCGCCGTAGTATGGACATCGCGATAGAACATGGCATCGATCCTTACAAGGTCATCATTGATCATAACAACGAGGAGACTGTTAAAGAGGTCCTTGACCGGGGTTTTTGGGCCGCATTCACGATTTACCCATTCACCAAAATGGGTAATGAGCGTATGGTTGAAATCGCCAGGCAATATGGCCCGGAGCGGATCATGGTCAACTCGGCTGCTGATTGGGGCATCAGTGATCCCCTGGCCGTACCGAAAACTGCTGCACTAATGAAAATGCGCGGCATCAGCGACGAAGATATCCAATTGATTACCTACGGCAACGCGGTTGCTGCTTTTGCCCAGAGCGGACAGCTCGATGAAACTGATTTCGCGGCGGTCAGGAACGTTGATCAAAGCGTAAAATTTGAAGGTAACAGTATATTGCGCGGCGGCCAGCAACCGAGAATCGATAAATCATCCATCATCATAAGCTAA
- a CDS encoding alkaline phosphatase family protein: MNKTVVIDVVGLSTSLIGEHTPFLKSYIKDRHLTHITPVLPAVTTAMQSAYVTGKFPVDNGIVGNGWYDRADCEVKFWKQSNKLVGGQKIWDKARSEDPSFTSSVMFWWYNMYSSADYSVTPRPNYLADGRKMPNCYSEPAGLRDHLQAKLGQFPLFQFWGPGANIKSSRWIADAAMETDTLHDPTLTLIYLPHLDYCLQKFGPDLPVIAKDLNDIDKIIEDLVSFYREKDAGIIILSEYGISPVDRPVHLNRVLRQNDLLGIRIERGLEILDPGASKAFAVADHQLAHVYINDASITAKVKALLEAVPGVERVLNQEEQAAYHIDHPRAGDLVLIADERSWFTYYFWLDDALAPDYARVVDIHKKPGYDPVEMFMSSKLRAGYKLLRKKAGFRYVMDVIPLDATLIKGSHGRVDVPPKYQPVIITDSPLEKQDLIATDVHDIIWRHLKN, encoded by the coding sequence ATGAATAAAACGGTAGTTATTGATGTAGTGGGTTTATCCACATCTCTGATCGGCGAGCATACACCATTTCTTAAATCATATATCAAAGACAGGCATCTGACGCATATAACGCCTGTATTGCCTGCTGTTACCACCGCTATGCAGTCCGCCTACGTCACCGGTAAATTTCCTGTTGACAATGGCATTGTGGGTAATGGGTGGTACGACCGGGCGGATTGTGAAGTAAAATTCTGGAAACAATCAAACAAACTCGTGGGGGGTCAGAAAATATGGGATAAGGCCAGGAGCGAAGATCCCTCTTTCACGAGCTCGGTAATGTTTTGGTGGTACAATATGTACTCCTCTGCAGATTACTCCGTGACACCCAGGCCGAACTACCTCGCCGACGGGCGAAAAATGCCGAATTGTTACTCGGAGCCCGCCGGCCTGCGTGACCACCTCCAGGCAAAGCTCGGGCAGTTTCCGCTTTTTCAGTTTTGGGGGCCCGGCGCCAATATCAAATCAAGCCGTTGGATAGCTGATGCTGCAATGGAAACAGATACGCTGCATGACCCAACGCTGACGCTGATCTACCTGCCTCACCTGGACTATTGCCTGCAAAAATTCGGCCCGGATTTACCGGTTATCGCCAAAGACCTGAATGACATTGATAAAATTATCGAAGACCTGGTTTCCTTTTACCGGGAAAAAGATGCCGGGATCATCATCCTTTCCGAATATGGGATCTCCCCGGTAGACCGGCCGGTTCATTTAAACCGGGTGTTGAGGCAAAACGACCTGTTAGGCATCAGGATTGAACGTGGACTGGAGATACTTGACCCGGGCGCTTCCAAAGCCTTTGCGGTAGCTGATCACCAACTGGCGCATGTCTACATCAACGATGCGAGCATAACGGCAAAGGTCAAAGCACTGCTTGAAGCCGTGCCTGGTGTTGAAAGGGTGCTTAACCAGGAAGAGCAAGCCGCGTATCACATCGATCATCCCCGGGCCGGAGACCTCGTTCTGATTGCTGATGAAAGAAGCTGGTTCACTTATTATTTTTGGCTGGATGATGCGCTTGCCCCGGATTATGCCCGCGTAGTTGACATCCATAAAAAACCGGGTTATGATCCTGTTGAAATGTTTATGAGCTCAAAGCTCCGCGCCGGCTATAAGTTGCTGCGCAAAAAAGCGGGTTTCAGGTATGTGATGGATGTTATTCCCCTGGATGCTACCCTGATAAAAGGCTCGCATGGCCGGGTGGACGTACCGCCAAAATATCAGCCGGTGATCATTACCGATAGCCCATTGGAAAAACAGGACCTGATAGCGACTGACGTTCATGATATCATCTGGAGGCATCTGAAAAATTGA
- the eboC gene encoding UbiA-like protein EboC (EboC, a homolog the polyprenyltransferase UbiA, belongs to system of proteins involved in the trafficking of precursor metabolites to an extracytoplasmic compartment so that the biosynthesis of certain natural products, such as scytonemin, can be completed.), which produces MRPANIVTSVADILAGTAIACVPGSLPETAWPATLLLCLSTACLYGGGIVFNDIFDVELDKIERPERAIPSGRVSLPEASVLGTLLLSAGILLAFLVSAASGMLAAAIALCALFYDKFGKHHPFFGPLNMGMCRGLNLLLGVSIIPDALNHWSVLALVPVVYIFSITLTSRGEVHGGKKSNLYIAAFLYAVVIAFISYFSYVNNRLLWSLLFILPFTWMIFKPLLIAIREPIGKNIGNAVKAGVISLILMDASWSVTFSSLTFALMIACLLPLSMWLSKIFAVT; this is translated from the coding sequence ATGCGGCCGGCCAATATTGTCACCTCGGTCGCTGATATTCTGGCGGGGACCGCTATTGCCTGTGTCCCGGGCAGTTTACCGGAAACAGCCTGGCCGGCAACCCTCCTGCTTTGCCTTTCCACAGCCTGCCTCTACGGCGGCGGTATTGTTTTTAACGATATTTTCGATGTGGAGCTTGATAAAATTGAACGGCCTGAACGGGCCATCCCCTCAGGCAGGGTTAGTTTACCGGAAGCTTCAGTGCTCGGCACATTGTTGTTAAGTGCAGGCATCCTGTTGGCGTTTCTCGTTTCGGCGGCATCGGGTATGCTCGCGGCAGCTATCGCGCTCTGCGCACTGTTCTACGACAAGTTTGGCAAACATCATCCCTTTTTCGGGCCGCTTAATATGGGGATGTGCCGGGGATTAAATCTGCTGCTGGGAGTCAGCATAATACCGGATGCGCTCAACCATTGGTCTGTGTTGGCATTAGTGCCTGTGGTTTACATATTCTCAATCACCCTGACCAGTCGTGGCGAAGTTCATGGCGGCAAAAAGAGCAACCTGTATATAGCAGCGTTTCTGTATGCTGTGGTCATCGCTTTTATCAGCTACTTTTCGTACGTTAATAACCGGCTGCTATGGTCACTACTTTTCATCTTACCATTTACCTGGATGATATTCAAACCGCTGCTCATAGCCATAAGAGAGCCGATTGGCAAAAATATTGGTAATGCCGTAAAGGCCGGCGTAATCTCCCTGATATTGATGGATGCTTCCTGGTCTGTCACATTCAGCTCGCTTACATTCGCCCTGATGATCGCCTGCCTCTTACCGCTCTCAATGTGGCTGTCGAAAATATTTGCAGTCACCTAA
- a CDS encoding AraC family transcriptional regulator, whose protein sequence is MINQTQIMKVLQFTIPVPHDRSVIVERVSLPHHYPYLHRHKEIQLTWIRSGEGTLIVGNNVHDYCAGDVFLMGANLPHVFKSSPEYFERKSEKKVEALSFFFNPEETLLPLFSMPEMKPALAFFQHFKNGFKVPDAIVDKVIKTMIALDNASGPDQIIHFFNLIGHFTTAKCKFSALATQSKLPSIKENEGIRIGKIYNYIMQHYNTPIALEDVADIAYMTPGSFCRYFKKHTGHTFISFLNEVRINEACKKLIAHKFESINHVAYKCGFASITNFNRVFKCLIGLTPKSYIDRYNNNNVFSMNRDGAYESFLILANN, encoded by the coding sequence ATGATAAATCAAACCCAGATCATGAAAGTTTTACAGTTTACTATCCCGGTTCCTCACGATAGAAGTGTTATTGTTGAGAGAGTTAGTTTGCCTCATCATTATCCATATTTGCACAGGCATAAGGAAATACAATTAACCTGGATCAGGAGTGGGGAGGGGACCTTGATTGTTGGTAATAATGTACATGATTATTGTGCAGGCGATGTATTTTTAATGGGAGCAAATTTACCGCATGTTTTTAAAAGCAGCCCGGAATACTTCGAACGCAAATCCGAAAAAAAGGTTGAAGCGCTGAGCTTTTTCTTTAATCCCGAAGAAACGCTGCTCCCTCTTTTTTCTATGCCGGAGATGAAGCCTGCTTTAGCCTTTTTTCAGCACTTTAAAAATGGTTTTAAAGTGCCTGATGCAATTGTTGATAAGGTGATTAAAACCATGATTGCACTCGATAATGCATCGGGCCCGGACCAGATTATACATTTTTTTAACCTCATTGGCCATTTTACAACTGCCAAATGTAAATTCAGTGCCTTAGCTACCCAAAGTAAGCTCCCGTCTATTAAGGAAAATGAAGGGATCAGGATTGGGAAAATTTATAATTACATTATGCAACATTATAATACACCTATTGCGCTTGAGGATGTGGCCGATATAGCTTATATGACGCCTGGCTCGTTTTGCCGCTATTTTAAAAAACATACAGGCCACACTTTCATTTCATTTTTAAATGAGGTAAGGATAAATGAAGCCTGTAAGAAACTCATCGCTCATAAATTTGAAAGCATTAATCATGTGGCTTACAAATGCGGCTTTGCAAGTATTACAAACTTTAACAGGGTATTTAAATGTTTAATTGGGCTAACGCCGAAGAGCTACATCGATCGCTATAACAACAACAACGTGTTTAGCATGAACAGGGACGGAGCGTATGAAAGCTTTTTAATCCTTGCAAATAACTAA
- a CDS encoding 3-dehydroquinate synthase, with product MEHLQQNFSVKYSYNVFFTSALFANDNPLMNGFLTNVATSGASRKILFVVDQGVADAHEHLCSDISSYFQAHTAVQLVPDILLIPGGEYVKNDERYFDLILEAVNNYGIDRHSYIAAIGGGAVLDMAGYAAAVAHRGVKLIRIPTTVLSQNDSGIGVKNSINYFGKKNFLGTFAPPAAVFNDEQFLTTLTDRDWRSGISEAIKVALIKDPVFFSWIERNAPALVSRDAAAMNYLVWRCAQLHMQHIAGIDPFESGSSRPLDFGHWSAHKLEYLSSFNIRHGEAVAMGIALDTVYSCLCGRLTAADSERVVSLIQSLGFEISHRLLRISGDDSPVLQGLEEFREHLGGELTITLLNAIGEGAEVHEIDTQLLKQASIDLYNRQFELQQTQI from the coding sequence ATGGAACATTTGCAACAGAACTTCAGCGTAAAATATAGTTACAACGTATTTTTTACTTCGGCCTTATTCGCAAACGACAATCCCCTTATGAACGGTTTTCTGACAAACGTTGCTACTTCAGGCGCGTCAAGGAAGATCCTTTTTGTGGTCGATCAGGGGGTTGCTGACGCCCATGAGCATTTATGCTCCGATATCAGTTCCTATTTTCAGGCGCATACTGCTGTTCAACTGGTGCCCGATATATTGCTGATACCCGGCGGTGAGTACGTAAAGAATGATGAACGTTATTTTGATTTGATCCTTGAAGCGGTAAATAATTACGGTATTGACCGGCATTCATACATCGCCGCAATAGGTGGCGGGGCCGTATTGGATATGGCAGGTTATGCCGCTGCTGTAGCCCACCGGGGAGTAAAACTTATCCGTATACCAACAACTGTGCTATCTCAGAACGATTCAGGAATCGGGGTAAAGAACAGCATCAATTATTTCGGGAAAAAGAATTTTCTGGGCACATTCGCGCCCCCTGCCGCTGTTTTTAATGATGAACAATTTTTGACCACGCTGACCGACCGTGACTGGCGTTCGGGGATATCAGAAGCGATCAAGGTTGCCCTGATCAAAGACCCTGTTTTTTTCAGCTGGATAGAGCGGAATGCCCCCGCCCTCGTGAGCCGCGATGCGGCAGCAATGAATTACCTGGTTTGGCGCTGCGCGCAGCTGCACATGCAGCATATTGCCGGTATCGACCCCTTTGAAAGCGGCTCATCACGCCCTTTGGATTTCGGGCATTGGAGCGCGCACAAACTGGAATATCTCAGCAGTTTTAACATCCGACATGGTGAAGCGGTAGCCATGGGAATTGCCCTGGATACGGTTTATTCCTGCCTTTGCGGCCGTTTAACCGCTGCGGACAGTGAACGCGTGGTAAGCCTGATCCAAAGCTTAGGTTTTGAAATCAGTCACAGGCTCTTAAGGATCAGCGGAGATGACAGCCCTGTATTGCAGGGCCTGGAGGAGTTTCGTGAACATTTGGGCGGAGAGCTCACCATAACGTTACTCAATGCTATAGGCGAAGGCGCCGAGGTGCATGAAATTGATACCCAGCTTTTGAAGCAAGCGAGTATTGACCTGTACAACCGGCAATTCGAACTTCAGCAAACGCAAATTTAA